A single Elusimicrobia bacterium HGW-Elusimicrobia-1 DNA region contains:
- the dxs gene encoding 1-deoxy-D-xylulose-5-phosphate synthase gives MNMVIEKINSPADIKALAVEELDVLALEVRNLIIDTSVKNGGHLAPSLGAVDFTIALHRVFDCPSDKIVWDVGHQAYAHKILTGRRDNFVTMRTAGGLSGFPNRKESDCDVFTVGHSSTSISSALGLAAARDLKNESNKVIAVIGDGSMTGGLAFEGLQNAGHIGTDLLVILNDNEMFISHKVGAFAGYLAKLLTAGSFKKFEERVEKFFRRLHFWGAQILRVAKRFKVLLFPGMLFEELGFAYLGPVDGHDIKAMLQIFSNVKNMKGPILIHLVTKKGKGYPPAELDPTKYHGLSPSCPTTGKRELTFTQVFGSAMRSLAADDKKVVAITAAMSEGTGLADFAKEYPERFFDVGIAEQHAITFAAGLAAGGYKPVCAIYSTFLQRSLDQIIHDVALNGLPVIIAIDRAGLVGEDGATHHGAFDISFLRSVPGLTVCAPRDGDELGDLLYSALKWSVPTAIRYPRGGCFQEAARKDFHYIERGASQILREGADVLLVGIGHCSRYALAAADILSGGGISASVMDLRFIKPLDTGALSAFAAKKMPIVVIEENSALGGAGSAVEEYLSSEGYRPDIIKVAIKDDFIEHGPQGYLRDLCGLTPEKIAARVAAHVSALKKN, from the coding sequence ATCAATATGGTTATAGAAAAGATAAATTCTCCGGCGGACATTAAAGCGTTGGCCGTGGAGGAACTTGATGTACTTGCGCTTGAAGTGCGCAATCTCATAATAGACACTTCCGTCAAAAACGGAGGGCATCTGGCGCCGAGTTTGGGCGCGGTCGACTTCACCATCGCCTTGCACCGGGTGTTCGACTGCCCGTCGGATAAAATCGTCTGGGACGTGGGACATCAGGCATACGCCCATAAAATACTGACCGGCAGAAGAGACAATTTCGTCACAATGCGCACGGCCGGCGGCCTGAGCGGTTTTCCGAACAGAAAAGAGTCCGATTGCGACGTTTTTACCGTCGGACATTCATCCACGTCCATTTCCTCCGCGCTGGGACTTGCCGCCGCCCGCGACTTAAAAAACGAATCCAATAAGGTCATTGCCGTTATAGGCGACGGGTCGATGACCGGCGGCCTGGCGTTTGAAGGACTTCAGAACGCCGGTCATATCGGCACGGACTTGCTGGTAATATTAAACGACAATGAGATGTTTATATCTCATAAAGTGGGCGCTTTCGCCGGTTATCTGGCCAAGCTCCTTACGGCGGGCTCGTTCAAAAAATTCGAAGAGCGGGTCGAAAAGTTTTTCCGCCGGCTGCATTTTTGGGGCGCGCAGATATTGCGTGTGGCCAAGAGGTTTAAAGTCCTGCTGTTTCCGGGCATGCTTTTTGAGGAACTGGGTTTCGCGTATCTGGGTCCCGTCGACGGTCACGACATAAAAGCGATGTTGCAGATATTCTCCAACGTGAAAAATATGAAAGGCCCGATACTGATTCATCTGGTCACAAAAAAAGGCAAGGGTTATCCTCCGGCGGAACTCGACCCTACCAAATATCACGGTTTGTCGCCTTCGTGTCCGACTACCGGCAAACGCGAACTCACGTTTACACAGGTCTTTGGAAGCGCAATGAGGTCTCTTGCCGCCGACGACAAAAAGGTTGTGGCCATAACCGCCGCCATGTCGGAGGGCACCGGCCTGGCGGATTTCGCCAAAGAATATCCGGAAAGATTTTTCGACGTAGGCATCGCCGAGCAGCACGCTATTACTTTCGCGGCGGGACTTGCCGCCGGAGGGTATAAACCCGTCTGCGCCATATACTCCACATTTTTGCAGCGTTCCCTCGACCAGATAATTCACGACGTGGCTCTAAACGGTCTTCCCGTAATAATCGCCATCGATCGCGCCGGTCTCGTCGGAGAAGACGGCGCCACGCATCACGGCGCGTTCGACATCTCGTTTCTAAGGTCGGTTCCGGGCTTAACGGTCTGCGCCCCGCGCGACGGCGACGAACTCGGAGACCTTCTTTATTCGGCGCTCAAATGGAGCGTTCCGACGGCGATCAGGTATCCCCGCGGCGGCTGTTTTCAGGAAGCCGCGCGCAAAGATTTTCATTACATCGAGCGCGGCGCATCGCAAATTTTAAGAGAAGGCGCGGACGTTTTGCTCGTCGGTATCGGACATTGCTCGCGGTATGCCCTTGCCGCCGCGGATATTCTTTCCGGCGGCGGGATTTCCGCCTCGGTGATGGATTTAAGATTTATTAAACCGCTCGACACAGGGGCCCTTTCCGCCTTTGCGGCTAAAAAAATGCCCATAGTCGTAATAGAAGAAAACTCGGCCCTCGGCGGAGCCGGATCGGCAGTCGAAGAGTATCTGTCGTCGGAAGGATATCGCCCCGACATAATCAAGGTAGCCATTAAAGACGACTTTATCGAGCATGGCCCTCAGGGTTATCTGAGGGACTTGTGCGGGCTTACGCCGGAAAAAATAGCGGCGCGCGTAGCGGCGCATGTATCGGCTTTGAAGAAAAATTAA
- a CDS encoding TlyA family rRNA (cytidine-2'-O)-methyltransferase — MKTRLDRLLVEKGLSPDIKKAAALIMAGAVTVDGRPCPHAGSQIASDADVAVIVSADDYVSRSGAKLEGALDDFAVKLDGLECCDVGSSTGGFTQCMLRRGAAKVYAFDVGKNLMHERVARDPRVKLIEDYNFRRFSAGSVFGIHDVPSDVDKVVDAARMCRFVAADVSFISAVKILYALADGMKAAFEALVLVKPQFELPASKVPGGVVRDEKSAAEAVEKVRAAASALGFQILGAAPSRLKGARGNREYFLYLDRKR; from the coding sequence ATGAAAACGCGGCTCGACCGGTTATTGGTTGAAAAAGGACTTTCGCCGGATATTAAAAAAGCCGCGGCGCTTATAATGGCCGGAGCGGTTACCGTCGACGGACGGCCTTGCCCGCACGCCGGCTCTCAAATCGCAAGCGACGCCGACGTCGCGGTGATTGTCTCGGCGGATGATTACGTTTCGCGTTCCGGCGCCAAACTTGAAGGCGCGCTCGACGATTTCGCCGTAAAGCTCGACGGCCTGGAATGCTGCGACGTAGGATCTTCCACCGGCGGGTTTACCCAGTGTATGCTGCGACGCGGCGCCGCGAAGGTTTACGCTTTCGACGTCGGGAAAAATCTTATGCACGAGCGTGTCGCCCGCGACCCGCGCGTTAAGCTGATAGAAGATTATAACTTCAGAAGGTTTTCGGCCGGAAGCGTTTTTGGTATTCATGACGTGCCGTCGGACGTCGATAAAGTGGTTGACGCCGCCCGGATGTGCCGTTTTGTCGCGGCAGACGTTTCTTTTATATCGGCGGTAAAAATACTTTACGCCCTTGCCGACGGAATGAAAGCTGCTTTCGAGGCGCTGGTTCTTGTGAAACCGCAGTTTGAACTGCCGGCGAGCAAGGTTCCCGGCGGTGTAGTGAGGGACGAAAAATCGGCCGCCGAGGCCGTCGAAAAAGTCAGGGCGGCCGCGAGTGCGCTCGGGTTTCAAATCCTGGGCGCCGCGCCATCGCGGTTAAAAGGCGCCCGGGGCAACCGGGAATATTTTCTTTATCTCGACAGAAAACGGTGA
- the thiL gene encoding thiamine-phosphate kinase has product MKKNRLRARGLSGLGEFGLINSIVKASRRASSGALALSGASVIVPNGDDAAVLDVRAAFGSDCLAISTDMLVEGVHFDCGLMSFYDVGVKSVTANISDMAATGGARPLFCVVGLAIPVDINVENVDNLLAGLRAAATKDGITLIGGDTVRSNKSIVISITIVGRIDKKSVVERGGAKAGDLICATGAFGDAAAGLRVLQGQRKSKRLCRARYSDAIRAHGYGQLVHAYRRPRHRLNEAILLTARWPRPTAMMDSSDGLAACVRAMSSAADLGAIVNLRDVPLSRAFRRWALSVSGGPLDPKFPWRTVAEGGEEYELVFTAGPSDVPALKKRVNFSVVGEMRCGKGVDFMLNGKKMAGEWRGYENF; this is encoded by the coding sequence ATGAAAAAAAACCGGCTCCGCGCTCGCGGACTTTCGGGTTTAGGTGAGTTCGGGCTCATAAACAGCATAGTTAAAGCTTCGCGCCGCGCTTCCAGCGGCGCTCTTGCTTTAAGCGGCGCGTCAGTAATCGTTCCTAACGGGGACGATGCCGCTGTGCTCGATGTCCGCGCCGCCTTCGGCTCCGATTGTCTTGCGATTTCGACCGATATGCTGGTTGAAGGGGTTCACTTCGACTGCGGGCTGATGTCGTTTTACGATGTCGGAGTCAAGTCCGTAACAGCCAATATCAGTGACATGGCGGCCACAGGCGGCGCTCGTCCGCTGTTCTGTGTGGTCGGATTGGCCATACCTGTGGATATAAATGTTGAAAATGTGGACAACTTACTGGCGGGTCTGCGGGCCGCCGCCACAAAAGACGGCATAACTCTTATCGGCGGCGATACTGTACGTTCAAATAAAAGTATTGTAATATCAATTACTATAGTAGGCAGGATAGATAAGAAATCAGTGGTGGAACGTGGCGGGGCCAAAGCGGGAGATTTAATATGTGCAACCGGCGCTTTCGGTGATGCCGCGGCCGGACTTCGGGTGCTGCAAGGGCAGCGGAAGAGCAAACGGCTATGTCGCGCGAGATATTCTGATGCCATCCGGGCCCACGGGTATGGACAATTAGTCCACGCTTATCGGCGGCCAAGACATCGGTTGAATGAGGCCATACTGCTGACAGCTCGTTGGCCGCGTCCCACGGCTATGATGGATTCCTCCGACGGCCTGGCGGCTTGTGTGCGCGCGATGTCTTCGGCGGCGGATTTGGGGGCCATCGTCAATCTGCGGGATGTTCCGCTGTCGCGCGCGTTTCGCCGGTGGGCATTGTCGGTGTCGGGCGGTCCGCTTGATCCGAAATTCCCGTGGCGCACTGTCGCCGAGGGCGGCGAAGAATATGAGCTTGTGTTCACCGCCGGACCTTCGGACGTTCCGGCCTTGAAGAAGCGGGTTAATTTTTCGGTTGTAGGGGAAATGCGGTGCGGCAAAGGCGTGGATTTTATGCTTAATGGAAAAAAAATGGCCGGCGAGTGGCGCGGATATGAAAATTTTTAA
- the xseA gene encoding exodeoxyribonuclease VII large subunit, whose protein sequence is MTATPKIYTVTELNSEIKKLIEPKFADVWVDGEISNFKIYSSGHAYFSLKDEGSQIQCAMFADAASRLKFVPEDGLAAVCRGRVSLYVKSGRHQVVVYSMEPKGKGSLQLAFEQLKKKLAAEGLFDEGRKRPLPMLPSRIGVVTSPTGAAIRDILAVINRRFANVRVLIYPTAVQGDNAKNEIAAGIKYLNENYPELDVLLVGRGGGSYEDLWAFNEEPVARAIFASKIPVISCVGHEIDFTIADFVADVRAPTPSAAAELVVRNKSELDGRIRRLAAGLVSSTRRVAAERSAVLERLAASGFLKNPAEYVERRAQDMDYLAEKLASAAAGFEREKRHMLEKISGKLHLLSPLAILSRGYAVVWKILPSAAPSQGGEVLLKDSKDVKSKDRVKIRLKSGEFEAEVADSARIKGNDKNA, encoded by the coding sequence ATGACTGCGACGCCTAAAATATACACCGTAACCGAACTCAACTCCGAGATTAAAAAGCTCATAGAGCCCAAGTTTGCCGACGTGTGGGTAGATGGCGAAATATCAAATTTCAAAATTTATTCGTCGGGGCACGCTTATTTCTCTCTTAAAGACGAGGGCTCGCAAATTCAGTGCGCTATGTTCGCCGATGCCGCATCCCGCCTGAAATTCGTTCCCGAAGACGGTTTGGCGGCTGTGTGTCGCGGCCGTGTTTCGCTCTATGTCAAAAGCGGCCGGCACCAAGTCGTGGTTTATTCCATGGAGCCCAAGGGCAAGGGTTCTTTGCAGCTTGCCTTTGAGCAACTCAAGAAAAAACTTGCCGCCGAGGGTCTTTTTGACGAAGGCCGCAAGCGGCCTCTGCCTATGCTGCCGTCACGCATAGGAGTAGTGACATCTCCGACGGGAGCGGCCATAAGGGACATACTCGCGGTGATAAACCGCAGGTTTGCCAACGTGCGCGTGCTTATTTATCCGACGGCCGTGCAGGGCGACAACGCCAAAAACGAGATCGCCGCCGGCATCAAATATCTCAACGAGAATTATCCCGAACTCGATGTCCTTCTGGTCGGTCGCGGCGGCGGAAGTTACGAGGATTTGTGGGCATTTAACGAAGAACCCGTCGCGCGCGCGATTTTTGCCTCGAAGATTCCGGTTATTTCCTGCGTGGGTCACGAGATAGATTTTACAATAGCGGATTTTGTCGCCGATGTCAGGGCGCCCACGCCGTCGGCCGCCGCGGAGCTTGTCGTCAGGAATAAATCCGAACTGGACGGGCGCATCCGGCGTCTTGCCGCCGGACTGGTTTCCTCCACTCGCCGCGTGGCGGCGGAGCGTTCCGCGGTATTGGAGCGGCTGGCCGCGTCGGGTTTTCTGAAAAATCCCGCCGAATACGTCGAGCGACGGGCGCAGGATATGGACTATCTGGCGGAAAAACTGGCGTCCGCCGCCGCCGGATTTGAAAGAGAAAAACGCCACATGCTCGAAAAAATCTCGGGGAAACTTCACCTGCTTTCTCCTCTGGCTATACTTTCCAGGGGTTACGCCGTAGTGTGGAAAATTCTCCCGTCCGCCGCCCCGTCTCAGGGCGGAGAGGTTTTGCTCAAGGATTCAAAAGATGTAAAATCAAAAGACCGTGTCAAAATACGTCTTAAAAGCGGCGAATTCGAGGCCGAAGTCGCCGATAGCGCTCGCATAAAGGGGAACGATAAAAATGCCTAA
- the xseB gene encoding exodeoxyribonuclease VII small subunit gives MPKTQPKNFEESLSRLEEIVEALENRDVELDNALSLFEEGVGLVKFCSAKLEETKKKIEILVSKDGKLKPENFETDSSDGDDENKKN, from the coding sequence ATGCCTAAAACTCAGCCGAAAAATTTTGAGGAATCGCTTTCCCGTCTCGAGGAGATAGTCGAGGCGTTGGAGAACCGCGACGTAGAACTCGACAATGCGCTGTCGCTTTTTGAGGAAGGCGTGGGACTCGTTAAGTTCTGCTCGGCAAAACTCGAAGAGACAAAGAAGAAGATAGAAATACTCGTCTCAAAAGACGGCAAACTCAAACCGGAAAATTTTGAGACCGATTCCTCCGACGGTGATGACGAAAACAAAAAAAACTGA
- the tsaB gene encoding tRNA (adenosine(37)-N6)-threonylcarbamoyltransferase complex dimerization subunit type 1 TsaB, producing MKTLALDTTGAYLVMAVSDGARLLAGCRRLAEAAHSELIVKTASELISAAGFSPRELQKVAAVAGPGSFTGIRIGLTFARTISQTLDIPAVSISAFDACALSAAVPLKDKRNLDLSISCPSVKKEGFVADKIMVVIDALFPLVHWAVYDSSGQKKIAGPGLDNVETVSARFAPSGKSSERWTFAGSAMAVEKTRSILSERFGGPAPTLSSRYLAPAPSALAALAATARGGCYKILKPLYLKEVYLRK from the coding sequence ATGAAAACTCTTGCGCTTGATACCACCGGAGCATATCTTGTTATGGCGGTTTCAGACGGCGCGCGGCTTCTTGCCGGATGCCGCCGCCTCGCCGAGGCCGCTCATTCCGAGTTGATAGTCAAAACCGCTTCGGAACTTATATCCGCCGCGGGTTTTTCTCCGCGCGAACTCCAAAAAGTGGCGGCCGTAGCCGGTCCGGGCAGTTTTACCGGTATAAGAATAGGGCTGACGTTTGCGCGGACAATCTCGCAGACGCTGGATATACCGGCGGTATCAATCAGCGCTTTCGACGCCTGCGCGCTTTCGGCGGCGGTTCCGCTGAAAGACAAGCGGAATCTTGACTTATCAATAAGCTGTCCGTCCGTTAAAAAAGAGGGTTTCGTCGCGGATAAAATCATGGTTGTCATCGACGCGCTTTTTCCGCTGGTTCACTGGGCGGTCTACGATTCTTCGGGACAAAAAAAAATCGCCGGGCCCGGCCTCGACAATGTCGAAACCGTTTCCGCGCGATTCGCGCCTTCCGGCAAATCTTCCGAGCGATGGACATTCGCCGGTTCGGCGATGGCCGTCGAGAAAACCCGCTCGATTCTGTCCGAGCGTTTTGGCGGCCCGGCGCCGACGCTCTCTTCCCGTTATCTTGCGCCTGCTCCGTCGGCGCTGGCCGCGCTGGCCGCAACTGCGCGCGGCGGCTGCTACAAAATCCTCAAACCCCTCTACCTGAAAGAAGTTTATTTAAGAAAATAA
- the rny gene encoding ribonuclease Y translates to MYMMLIPVFLAVGMLIGYALRLVYSRFSLSSAEAAAKKIIDEARLAADARNKDAILDAKEKIEKQRVEFERETRERKQELTTWEKRISQREDNLDRKLSLLEKRERDIGAKEREVAGKEKSLSDESREIERKKQEQAVLAEKIAGMTREEAKRALVGMMEDEARKQASSTLLRIERETNETAAKKSRDILAVAIQRVAADVTADITVSTVPLSGDEIKGRIIGREGRNIRAFEQATGVDVIVDDTPETITLSAFDGVRREIARIALERLIADGRIHPARIEEVVAKVKADMENHLREVGEKAALEAGVPGLPQEMLKLLGKLKYRTSYGQNQLQHTIEVALLAGALAGELGADVLFAKKAGLLHDLGKAIDHDEEGMHHQLSADIAKKYNESDKMLNAILSHHEGIAAPESAEAFVLAAADAISAARPGARRESIANYIKRIEKLENLAASFSGVSSVFAVQAGREVRVLVEPDEISDERAQSLAKEIAAKVEQELDYPGQIKVTVIREVRTQEVAK, encoded by the coding sequence ATGTACATGATGTTGATACCGGTCTTTCTGGCCGTGGGAATGTTAATAGGATATGCGCTTCGTCTTGTTTATTCGCGCTTCAGCTTAAGCTCGGCCGAAGCCGCCGCAAAAAAAATAATAGACGAGGCGCGCTTGGCCGCCGACGCCCGCAATAAAGACGCCATACTCGACGCCAAGGAAAAGATAGAGAAACAGCGGGTGGAATTCGAACGTGAAACGCGCGAGAGAAAACAGGAACTTACCACATGGGAGAAGAGAATAAGTCAGCGCGAGGATAACTTAGACCGCAAACTCTCGCTTCTTGAAAAAAGGGAGCGCGATATAGGCGCAAAAGAGCGCGAGGTGGCCGGCAAAGAAAAATCGTTGTCCGACGAATCACGGGAGATAGAGAGAAAAAAACAGGAGCAGGCCGTCCTTGCCGAAAAGATCGCGGGTATGACGCGCGAAGAAGCAAAGCGGGCGCTTGTCGGTATGATGGAAGACGAGGCCAGAAAGCAGGCGTCGTCCACGCTGTTGCGCATTGAACGCGAGACGAACGAGACGGCGGCAAAAAAATCAAGAGACATTCTGGCCGTCGCAATCCAGCGAGTCGCCGCCGACGTCACCGCCGACATTACCGTCTCCACGGTGCCGTTGTCGGGCGACGAGATAAAAGGCAGGATTATCGGCCGCGAAGGCCGCAACATCAGGGCCTTCGAGCAGGCGACCGGAGTCGATGTTATAGTCGACGACACGCCGGAAACGATAACACTTTCGGCTTTCGACGGAGTCCGCCGCGAAATCGCGCGCATAGCGCTCGAACGCCTTATAGCCGACGGCAGAATCCATCCGGCCCGCATAGAGGAAGTTGTCGCCAAGGTTAAGGCCGATATGGAAAATCATCTGCGCGAGGTCGGCGAAAAGGCCGCTCTTGAAGCGGGCGTTCCGGGTTTGCCGCAGGAAATGCTCAAACTTCTGGGAAAACTCAAATACAGGACGTCTTACGGACAGAACCAGCTGCAGCATACCATCGAGGTCGCGCTTTTGGCCGGCGCTCTGGCGGGCGAACTCGGCGCCGACGTTTTATTCGCCAAGAAAGCGGGTTTGCTGCACGATTTGGGCAAGGCCATCGACCACGACGAAGAGGGTATGCATCACCAGCTTTCCGCCGATATAGCCAAAAAATATAACGAATCGGATAAAATGCTCAACGCCATTCTTTCTCATCACGAAGGCATAGCCGCGCCGGAGAGCGCGGAGGCCTTTGTGTTGGCCGCTGCCGACGCCATATCGGCGGCCCGCCCTGGGGCGCGCAGGGAATCTATAGCGAATTACATCAAAAGAATCGAGAAACTCGAAAATCTGGCGGCGTCATTTTCCGGAGTTTCGAGCGTGTTTGCCGTTCAGGCGGGCCGCGAAGTCAGGGTTCTTGTGGAGCCGGATGAGATTTCCGACGAGCGGGCGCAGTCGCTGGCCAAGGAAATAGCCGCCAAGGTCGAGCAGGAACTCGATTATCCCGGCCAGATAAAAGTGACCGTTATAAGAGAAGTCAGAACGCAGGAAGTGGCGAAATAG
- a CDS encoding fuculose phosphate aldolase: protein MYEDFIKYGRLLFEQGINNSHSGNMSIKKGESIYITRHGAKLGDLTFADIAKTNLYDEARDDGASCEIKVHRSIYLANPKTDAIVHAHPPHAIVLSLTEEKIKPIDMEGAFYMPEIPVLTKCEITISSNCVADNLPPLLGVFGAALVRGHGAFAVGKNIEEAAMRISVLESASRIIFLNKLLSGRGV from the coding sequence ATGTACGAGGATTTCATTAAATACGGGCGGCTGCTGTTTGAGCAGGGCATAAACAACTCGCATTCCGGCAACATGAGCATAAAAAAAGGCGAGTCGATATACATCACCCGCCACGGCGCAAAACTCGGAGATTTGACTTTTGCCGACATAGCAAAAACCAATCTTTACGACGAGGCCAGAGACGACGGCGCCTCGTGCGAGATTAAGGTTCACCGCTCGATTTATCTGGCCAATCCCAAGACCGACGCCATAGTCCACGCCCATCCGCCGCACGCCATAGTACTTTCTCTGACCGAAGAAAAAATTAAGCCCATCGACATGGAAGGCGCCTTCTATATGCCGGAAATACCTGTGCTGACTAAGTGCGAGATTACGATTTCCTCAAACTGCGTGGCCGACAATCTGCCGCCGCTTCTGGGTGTGTTCGGAGCGGCCTTGGTGCGGGGACACGGCGCGTTCGCCGTGGGAAAAAACATAGAGGAAGCCGCAATGAGAATCTCGGTTCTTGAAAGCGCTTCCCGGATTATTTTCTTAAATAAACTTCTTTCAGGTAGAGGGGTTTGA